A portion of the Nitratidesulfovibrio termitidis HI1 genome contains these proteins:
- a CDS encoding response regulator — protein sequence MCPQPPQPPRSPLSPQSPPLPPHGHPARVLSVEDDPVIRQSIAAWLADEGYDVVEAEDGIAALRAVRELRPDVVLLDLGIPGISGDAVLERIAQESPEMPVVVVSGRAEIGDAINAFKLGAWDYITKPILNMNMLVLTVRNCLERRRLRERLSAMESRYSGLVQGLPVVVFSLDDALELTFVNEACRPVLGWSPDDALLEPGWFMDNVFPEDRERVRAAFSGAFSASTPFSLEFRMINPRGVPLFVQARSTAVASPDLARGMPGRIEGVLIDLSRRVFLERLLVQREKLNTLGALVDEIAHEFRNPVFALAGFARTLQRKFPDAHEAEVVLQEATRLEALINRVQQYLAPVDIVPRPCSLAAVLDFAADLLHAPLLRKGVELRVEAETNLPPIQSDPDLLAQIIVGMAGLAVEHGAPGSETVLRCRDLGRGQLVEVHMRTESPLPHDAELALMPFGGQQGPQPLAVSYKLARDLSCLLHVRREPDGLLLMLAVPVNPDDVAELLAEE from the coding sequence ATGTGTCCACAGCCCCCGCAGCCGCCCCGCTCCCCCCTGTCTCCCCAGTCGCCGCCGCTCCCCCCGCATGGGCACCCCGCCCGCGTGCTGTCGGTGGAGGACGACCCGGTCATCCGCCAGTCCATCGCCGCATGGCTTGCCGATGAAGGCTATGACGTCGTCGAGGCAGAGGACGGTATCGCGGCGCTGCGCGCGGTGCGCGAGCTCCGGCCCGACGTGGTGCTGCTGGACCTGGGCATTCCCGGCATTTCCGGCGATGCGGTGCTGGAGCGCATCGCCCAGGAATCGCCCGAGATGCCGGTTGTGGTGGTCTCGGGCCGGGCCGAGATAGGCGACGCCATCAACGCCTTCAAGCTGGGCGCGTGGGACTATATCACCAAGCCCATCCTGAACATGAACATGCTGGTGCTCACGGTGCGCAACTGCCTGGAACGCCGCCGCCTGCGCGAACGGCTGTCGGCCATGGAATCGCGTTACTCCGGACTGGTGCAGGGCCTGCCGGTGGTGGTCTTCAGCCTGGACGACGCGCTGGAACTCACCTTCGTCAACGAGGCCTGCCGCCCCGTGCTGGGCTGGTCACCGGACGATGCCCTGCTGGAACCCGGCTGGTTCATGGACAACGTGTTCCCCGAAGACCGCGAACGGGTCCGCGCCGCGTTTTCCGGCGCGTTTTCCGCCAGCACGCCGTTTTCTCTGGAATTTCGCATGATCAACCCGCGCGGGGTACCCCTGTTCGTGCAGGCGCGCTCCACCGCCGTTGCCTCGCCCGACCTTGCGCGCGGCATGCCCGGTCGCATAGAGGGCGTACTGATCGACCTTTCACGCCGGGTGTTTCTGGAGCGGCTGCTGGTGCAACGTGAAAAGCTGAACACTCTGGGCGCGCTGGTGGACGAGATTGCTCATGAATTCCGCAACCCGGTCTTTGCGCTGGCGGGCTTTGCCCGCACCCTGCAACGCAAGTTTCCCGACGCCCACGAGGCGGAAGTGGTGCTTCAAGAGGCCACCCGGCTGGAAGCGCTGATCAACCGGGTGCAGCAGTACCTGGCCCCCGTGGACATCGTGCCCCGCCCGTGCAGCCTGGCCGCCGTGCTGGACTTTGCGGCGGACCTGCTGCACGCCCCCCTGCTGCGCAAGGGCGTGGAACTGCGCGTGGAGGCCGAGACGAACCTGCCGCCCATCCAGTCGGACCCGGACCTGCTGGCCCAGATCATCGTGGGCATGGCGGGCCTGGCCGTGGAGCACGGCGCACCCGGCAGCGAAACCGTACTGCGCTGCCGCGACCTGGGCCGGGGCCAGCTGGTGGAGGTGCACATGCGCACCGAATCGCCCCTGCCCCACGACGCGGAACTTGCGCTGATGCCCTTCGGCGGCCAACAGGGACCGCAGCCGCTGGCCGTCAGCTACAAGCTGGCCCGCGACCTCAGTTGCCTGCTGCACGTCCGGCGCGAACCCGATGGCCTGCTGCTGATGCTGGCCGTGCCCGTGAACCCCGACGACGTGGCCGAACTGCTGGCCGAAGAGTAA